GGCCCAGACTGCGTTCACGTGGGTCACGTCGACGTCGTCTCAGTGCGGCACACGCTGTCGAACGGCCGCTTGCTGCTCGATGACGCGAGCTTTCGGGTAGGCGAGGGCGCGAAGGTTGCCCTCGTCGGCGCGAACGGTGCGGGGAAG
Above is a genomic segment from Acidimicrobiia bacterium containing:
- a CDS encoding ATP-binding cassette domain-containing protein, with the protein product MGHVDVVSVRHTLSNGRLLLDDASFRVGEGAKVALVGANGAGKTTLLRLVAGDEVPQGGNIGRSGGLGVMRQFIGSVQ